A DNA window from Providencia huaxiensis contains the following coding sequences:
- the ppdD gene encoding prepilin peptidase-dependent pilin, translating to MNQQGFSLIEIMVVIAIISILSAIAIPGYQSYMQKAAITDVLQTVIPYKNSVEICSFNRGSLSQCNGGNDDIPTNITGRYISKIEVKSGVITFSTDKSLAGLKVTLTPTIPSLNAPFNWAVACENKNNIKLKSLCEKTFVF from the coding sequence ATGAATCAACAAGGATTTTCACTCATTGAAATTATGGTAGTAATTGCAATTATATCAATTCTAAGTGCTATTGCGATCCCTGGCTATCAAAGCTATATGCAAAAAGCAGCGATTACTGATGTGCTCCAAACCGTCATCCCTTATAAAAACAGTGTAGAAATATGTAGTTTTAACCGGGGTAGTTTATCACAATGCAACGGGGGCAATGATGATATCCCTACCAATATAACCGGGAGATATATTAGCAAAATAGAAGTTAAATCAGGCGTTATTACATTCTCCACAGATAAATCACTAGCAGGCTTAAAGGTTACATTAACACCAACCATTCCATCCTTAAATGCTCCCTTTAATTGGGCAGTTGCTTGTGAAAACAAAAATAATATCAAATTAAAGTCATTGTGCGAAAAAACCTTTGTATTTTAA
- the zapD gene encoding cell division protein ZapD yields the protein MGELIATNFITYEYPMNEKIRSWLRLETLLSQIYELSNITSYSTGIAFFRSVSELIEILDRGEVRSELMKELEKQRIQLANWAEAPNADNQLISTLLEQLSETISKLMSAPRFGHHLRTDKIISMVRQRLSIPGGCCSFDLPTLQLWLNISQIERNKSINGWLQSLDPLKNALNTVLTLIRQSGNFEIKESHNGFYQDNVEGKELLRIKLSIEHLIYPQISGHKTRFALRFLHIDSENGILPDVINFELSCC from the coding sequence ATGGGCGAATTAATTGCAACAAATTTTATTACTTATGAATACCCAATGAATGAAAAAATTCGTTCGTGGCTGCGCCTTGAAACACTTTTATCTCAAATTTATGAGCTAAGTAATATTACTTCCTACTCTACTGGTATTGCCTTTTTCCGTTCTGTTTCAGAACTAATTGAAATTCTAGATAGAGGAGAGGTACGTTCTGAGCTCATGAAAGAGCTCGAAAAACAACGGATCCAGTTAGCGAATTGGGCCGAAGCGCCTAATGCCGATAACCAATTAATTTCTACATTGCTTGAACAATTATCTGAAACAATCTCCAAATTAATGTCAGCCCCACGTTTTGGCCACCATTTACGAACAGATAAAATTATCAGTATGGTACGTCAACGTTTAAGCATCCCTGGTGGCTGCTGTAGTTTTGATCTCCCCACACTACAGCTTTGGTTGAACATTTCACAGATCGAGCGAAATAAGTCCATCAATGGATGGTTACAAAGCCTCGACCCACTGAAGAATGCATTAAACACCGTTCTTACATTAATTCGACAAAGTGGAAATTTTGAGATAAAAGAATCTCATAATGGTTTCTATCAAGATAATGTCGAGGGTAAAGAGTTACTACGCATCAAATTATCCATTGAACATCTCATTTACCCGCAAATTTCAGGCCATAAAACACGATTTGCCTTACGCTTTCTACATATCGACAGTGAGAATGGTATACTTCCAGATGTTATTAATTTTGAGTTATCCTGTTGCTAG
- the pdhR gene encoding pyruvate dehydrogenase complex transcriptional repressor PdhR, with the protein MTYGKIRQPKLSDVIEQRLEHLIFEGTLRPGEKLPPERELAKQFDVSRPSVREAIQTLEAKGLLSRRQGGGTFVQKKMWQSFSDPLAQLLEGNPESQFDLLETRHALEGIAAYYAALRGTDEDLERIRQSYELIKTAQENGGLEAESDAVLQYQLIVTEAAHNVVLLHLLRCMIPMLEQNIRQNFEFLYTRKEMYKAVSEHRAQIFAAIMAREPEKAREASHRHLAFIEDLLLDISREQTRRERSLRRLQQHPDLN; encoded by the coding sequence ATGACTTACGGTAAAATTCGCCAACCAAAGTTATCAGATGTAATAGAGCAGCGTCTCGAACATCTTATTTTCGAAGGGACATTACGCCCTGGCGAAAAGCTGCCCCCTGAACGCGAACTTGCAAAGCAGTTTGACGTATCTCGACCATCAGTGCGTGAAGCAATTCAAACGTTAGAGGCGAAAGGCCTTTTATCTCGCCGCCAAGGTGGCGGAACCTTCGTACAAAAAAAAATGTGGCAAAGCTTTAGTGACCCTTTGGCTCAGCTACTTGAAGGCAATCCTGAATCTCAATTTGATCTCCTTGAAACTCGCCATGCCCTTGAAGGTATTGCAGCTTATTATGCAGCACTTCGTGGCACAGATGAGGATCTTGAACGGATTCGCCAAAGCTATGAATTAATTAAGACAGCGCAAGAAAATGGTGGGCTAGAAGCAGAGTCAGACGCAGTATTACAATATCAACTCATTGTGACTGAAGCTGCTCATAATGTCGTTTTATTACACCTTTTGCGTTGTATGATCCCGATGTTAGAACAAAATATTCGTCAGAATTTCGAGTTCTTATATACCCGTAAAGAAATGTATAAAGCAGTTAGTGAACATCGAGCACAGATTTTTGCCGCTATAATGGCAAGAGAACCTGAAAAAGCACGTGAAGCTTCTCATCGTCATTTAGCCTTTATCGAAGATCTACTGTTGGATATTAGCCGAGAGCAAACTCGCAGAGAACGTTCTTTACGTCGGTTACAGCAACATCCTGATTTGAATTAA
- the nadC gene encoding carboxylating nicotinate-nucleotide diphosphorylase — translation MTIRRYDEQQRREKLFERLQIDIPFMVSVALKEDLGQSVDYKKDITGQLLNADRQASARIITREQGVFCGKQWLDEVFLQLGGQVKIDWKVQDGETVAPNQVLCEMHGPSQILLTGERTALNFIQTLSSVSSITAEYVKQITGTRAKLLDTRKTIPGLRTALKYAVLMGGGFNHRLGLSDAYLIKENHIISAGSVERAVELARNAHPDVPIEIEVESLDELLRALKAQADIIMLDNFTPVMMKEAVVLTAGKAALEVSGDVTLATIKEFAETGIDFISVGALTKHIKAMDLSMRFIDKNG, via the coding sequence ATGACTATACGGCGATATGATGAACAACAAAGACGCGAAAAACTTTTTGAGCGGTTACAGATTGATATTCCTTTTATGGTCAGTGTGGCTTTGAAAGAGGACTTAGGTCAATCTGTTGATTATAAAAAGGATATTACTGGTCAGTTGTTAAATGCGGATAGGCAAGCGAGTGCTCGAATTATTACTCGTGAACAAGGTGTTTTTTGCGGTAAGCAATGGTTAGATGAAGTCTTTCTTCAACTTGGCGGGCAAGTCAAAATTGATTGGAAGGTTCAAGATGGTGAAACCGTGGCTCCTAATCAAGTTCTTTGTGAGATGCATGGCCCATCACAAATTTTATTAACTGGTGAGCGCACGGCTTTGAATTTTATTCAAACGCTTTCTTCTGTTTCAAGTATAACTGCTGAATATGTAAAACAAATCACAGGTACAAGAGCGAAGTTACTTGATACACGTAAAACTATCCCAGGCTTAAGGACCGCTTTAAAATATGCAGTATTGATGGGGGGAGGGTTTAACCATCGCCTAGGTTTATCTGATGCTTACTTAATAAAAGAAAACCACATTATATCGGCCGGTTCAGTTGAACGAGCTGTTGAACTAGCACGTAACGCACATCCTGATGTCCCAATTGAAATTGAAGTTGAAAGCTTAGATGAGCTATTACGAGCCCTGAAAGCGCAAGCTGATATCATTATGTTAGATAACTTTACTCCAGTTATGATGAAAGAAGCTGTCGTGTTAACCGCAGGAAAAGCCGCACTTGAAGTTTCCGGTGATGTCACATTAGCAACGATAAAAGAATTCGCAGAAACAGGGATTGATTTTATTTCTGTTGGTGCGTTAACCAAGCATATTAAAGCCATGGATTTGTCTATGCGTTTTATTGATAAGAATGGGTAA
- the coaE gene encoding dephospho-CoA kinase (Dephospho-CoA kinase (CoaE) performs the final step in coenzyme A biosynthesis.): MPYIVALTGGIGSGKTTVANEFAKLGVPLVDADVIARQVVEPNTPALESITRHFGKGVILPNGELNRQRLREIIFSKPDEKKWLNALLHPLIQQETQKQFQQINYPYVLWVVPLLIENNIHHLADRVLVVDVTTEEQIQRTLKRDKTSLEQVTNILNAQVSREKRLNYANDIITNHSHDTDLSGKVAAFHNQYLTLAKIKK; this comes from the coding sequence ATGCCTTATATAGTTGCTTTAACTGGTGGTATTGGAAGTGGTAAAACAACCGTTGCAAATGAATTTGCTAAACTTGGAGTCCCCCTAGTTGATGCAGATGTGATTGCTCGGCAGGTTGTTGAGCCAAATACCCCTGCCTTAGAAAGCATTACACGCCACTTTGGTAAGGGTGTTATTCTTCCGAACGGAGAGCTAAATAGACAACGCTTAAGGGAAATTATTTTTTCCAAGCCCGATGAAAAAAAATGGCTGAATGCTTTGCTTCATCCATTGATCCAGCAAGAAACACAAAAGCAATTTCAGCAAATAAATTACCCTTATGTGTTATGGGTAGTCCCTTTATTAATTGAAAATAATATTCATCATTTGGCTGATAGGGTATTAGTTGTTGATGTTACTACTGAAGAGCAAATTCAGCGTACATTAAAAAGAGATAAGACCAGTTTAGAACAAGTTACTAATATACTTAATGCACAAGTTAGCCGTGAAAAACGACTTAATTATGCCAATGATATAATAACAAACCATTCTCATGATACGGATCTCTCAGGCAAGGTCGCTGCTTTTCATAACCAGTACTTAACGCTAGCAAAAATAAAAAAATAG
- a CDS encoding type II secretion system F family protein — translation MFIYSYSAIDFNDQLTHSTLIAKSKKQAFINISERNLIPIHIKLKTIFTLDKNNINYRIHFFHQLSLLSSSGINLVQCLKILQTNCQLPFWIDIIENSIIHIEKGEKLSQYLQKYPIIFDDTVISIITIAEKTGQYEESFSTINKILEHNNRTSLLINKSIRYPIILSVFSIILLFIMMFYVVPQFESIYENVTHELPLITKIITFISNSLRDYSSYLFITSLFASFIAFKFKMKILVLLKRTIMHLPIFKKSLQFHNLSLYFLTMHSTINVGLSLSECLKCTIQTISNPQYQKDCKYVHMSVHRGELLSCAMKQTKFFPDLSVQLMSIAEESGKIHYFSNYLFKYYSEQYVFITERNLKNLEPILLLLIAILVGMIMLAMYLPIFNLGNVITEL, via the coding sequence ATGTTTATTTATTCATATAGCGCCATTGATTTTAACGATCAACTAACACATAGTACGCTAATAGCGAAGAGTAAAAAGCAGGCTTTCATCAACATATCTGAAAGGAACTTAATTCCTATACACATAAAGCTAAAAACAATATTCACTTTAGACAAAAACAACATTAATTATAGAATTCATTTTTTTCATCAGTTATCTTTATTATCCTCATCCGGTATTAATCTTGTACAATGTTTGAAAATATTACAGACCAACTGCCAACTCCCCTTTTGGATTGATATTATTGAGAACTCAATAATTCATATTGAAAAAGGAGAAAAACTCTCACAGTACTTACAAAAATACCCAATAATCTTTGATGACACAGTAATAAGTATTATTACCATTGCAGAAAAAACAGGTCAATATGAGGAAAGCTTTAGTACAATCAACAAAATTTTAGAGCATAATAATAGAACATCACTACTTATCAACAAGTCAATACGATACCCAATAATCCTTTCTGTATTCTCAATAATATTATTATTCATTATGATGTTCTATGTCGTCCCCCAATTTGAGAGTATCTATGAAAATGTTACACATGAATTACCTCTCATCACAAAAATAATAACCTTTATCTCTAACTCCCTACGAGATTATTCCTCCTATTTATTTATTACTTCATTATTTGCATCCTTTATAGCATTTAAATTTAAGATGAAAATATTAGTTCTATTGAAAAGAACAATCATGCACCTACCCATATTCAAAAAATCATTACAGTTTCATAATTTAAGCCTATATTTCTTAACGATGCACTCAACTATTAACGTAGGATTGTCATTATCTGAATGCTTAAAATGTACAATTCAAACTATCAGCAATCCTCAATACCAAAAAGACTGTAAATACGTACATATGTCGGTACATAGAGGAGAATTACTGTCCTGTGCAATGAAGCAAACCAAATTTTTCCCTGATTTATCTGTACAGCTAATGTCTATTGCCGAAGAATCTGGAAAAATACACTATTTCTCAAATTATTTATTCAAATATTATTCAGAGCAATATGTTTTTATTACAGAAAGAAACTTAAAAAATCTTGAACCTATTTTACTCCTTTTAATTGCTATACTGGTAGGAATGATCATGTTAGCAATGTATCTACCGATATTTAACTTAGGAAATGTTATAACTGAGTTATAA
- the mutT gene encoding 8-oxo-dGTP diphosphatase MutT, which produces MEKKHLHIAAGIIRNSQEKIFITKRPEGSHMAGFWEFPGGKLETNESPEAALVRELEEEVGIIVTKSELFHRVDHEFDDRFITLYFFVVSSWENEPYGKEGQDSRWVYQHDLIADEFPPANRIIVDLLTQRSDQHNS; this is translated from the coding sequence ATGGAAAAAAAACATTTACATATCGCAGCTGGGATCATTCGTAATTCTCAGGAAAAAATTTTTATTACTAAACGGCCTGAAGGCTCACACATGGCTGGTTTTTGGGAGTTTCCTGGCGGAAAACTTGAAACTAATGAATCTCCTGAAGCAGCATTAGTTCGTGAGCTTGAAGAAGAAGTTGGAATTATAGTGACTAAGAGTGAGTTATTTCATCGCGTTGATCATGAGTTTGATGATCGTTTCATTACACTCTATTTTTTCGTAGTTTCTTCGTGGGAAAATGAACCGTATGGTAAAGAAGGGCAAGACTCGCGTTGGGTTTATCAACATGATCTTATTGCAGATGAATTCCCTCCAGCAAATCGTATCATTGTTGATTTATTAACGCAGAGAAGTGATCAACATAATAGCTGA
- a CDS encoding ATPase, T2SS/T4P/T4SS family, giving the protein MNIARNDQFIYKELKSLCDRNYIIIIDYNQKRLSIAVVKKPDDNLIATLKFIASVPVCYDIWPKEKIDHYFNNTIHEIKEEETHYQPKEPEPLNTSSPAINFVDELLKTAVHKRSSDIHLEPTKHGLKIRLRVDGKLYFIPSPPYEINSEVIARIKILAKMNIAEKRLPQDGQMSWYFDGQNYSIRLSSIPTIHGEKLVLRILNTQLKYSLEHIGMCSSLLDSLKEYLNRPQGLILVTGPTGSGKTVTLYSYLEYLNQSSRNITTIEDPIEIPLQGINQTQVNEKYKLNFSFILRALLRQDPDVIMIGEIRDEETAKIATRAAQTGHLVLSTLHTNCTFSAIERMNQLGIENSQLKSCLKMVIAQRLVRKLCPHCKEAIPKKTKLHANHIINEWSAKGCELCFSGFMGRTAVYEYIDHKSICEILTKNTLENPNNFISLFNAGIELVEMGETTLQEIYSIIGNGVS; this is encoded by the coding sequence ATGAATATAGCTAGAAACGATCAATTTATTTATAAAGAACTTAAGAGTCTATGTGATAGGAATTACATTATAATCATCGACTATAATCAAAAACGGTTATCTATCGCTGTAGTTAAAAAACCGGATGATAATTTAATAGCCACATTAAAATTTATTGCTAGCGTCCCTGTATGCTATGACATTTGGCCAAAAGAAAAAATAGACCATTATTTCAATAATACAATACATGAAATAAAAGAGGAGGAGACCCATTATCAACCAAAAGAACCCGAGCCATTAAATACTTCATCCCCTGCGATTAACTTTGTGGATGAATTACTAAAAACAGCGGTTCATAAACGTTCATCGGATATACACCTTGAACCGACTAAGCATGGGTTGAAAATTAGATTACGAGTCGATGGAAAACTATATTTTATTCCTTCTCCTCCTTATGAGATTAATAGTGAAGTTATTGCTCGTATAAAAATACTCGCAAAAATGAATATTGCGGAAAAAAGACTTCCACAAGATGGCCAAATGAGTTGGTACTTTGACGGGCAAAATTATAGCATTCGTCTTTCAAGTATTCCGACAATTCACGGTGAAAAATTAGTCCTACGTATTTTGAATACACAATTAAAATATTCTTTAGAGCACATAGGGATGTGCTCTTCCCTTCTTGATTCATTAAAAGAATATTTAAATCGACCACAAGGGCTAATCTTAGTTACAGGGCCCACAGGAAGCGGTAAAACAGTAACTCTTTATAGTTACCTAGAATATTTAAATCAGTCCTCAAGAAATATAACAACCATTGAGGACCCAATTGAAATTCCACTACAAGGAATTAATCAAACCCAAGTTAATGAAAAATACAAACTTAATTTCTCTTTTATTTTAAGAGCACTTCTGCGACAAGACCCGGATGTCATTATGATCGGTGAAATTCGTGATGAAGAAACAGCCAAAATAGCGACTAGAGCAGCTCAAACTGGCCATCTAGTTTTGTCTACATTACACACAAATTGTACATTCAGTGCAATAGAGAGAATGAACCAACTAGGGATAGAAAATAGCCAACTAAAATCTTGTCTCAAAATGGTCATTGCACAAAGACTGGTACGAAAACTTTGCCCTCACTGCAAAGAAGCAATACCTAAGAAAACCAAACTACACGCTAACCATATAATAAATGAATGGTCCGCAAAAGGGTGTGAACTCTGTTTTTCTGGCTTTATGGGGAGAACCGCAGTTTATGAATATATCGACCATAAAAGCATCTGTGAAATACTCACAAAGAATACATTAGAGAATCCAAATAATTTTATTAGTCTTTTTAATGCAGGTATAGAACTTGTTGAAATGGGTGAAACAACTCTTCAAGAAATCTATTCCATTATCGGAAATGGAGTGAGTTAA
- the yacG gene encoding DNA gyrase inhibitor YacG yields MSEIIEVNCPTCKKIVVWNENSPFRPFCSKRCQLIDLGEWASEEKRIASQGDISDSDDWSEQPDK; encoded by the coding sequence ATGAGTGAAATCATTGAAGTAAATTGCCCTACATGTAAAAAGATCGTTGTTTGGAATGAAAATAGCCCTTTCCGGCCATTTTGCAGTAAACGTTGTCAACTTATTGACCTTGGTGAGTGGGCTAGTGAAGAGAAACGAATTGCTAGCCAAGGGGATATATCTGACAGCGATGATTGGAGCGAACAACCAGATAAATAA
- the ampD gene encoding 1,6-anhydro-N-acetylmuramyl-L-alanine amidase AmpD — protein sequence MKIHNGWLNNVTHIPSPHHDERPTNAIPSLLVIHNISLPPGQFGGPYINQLFTGTLNPDEHPFFNEIKHLRVSAHCLIRRDGTIIQYVPFHLRAWHAGQSSYQGHEKCNDFSIGIELEGTDFDPFTEEQYQSLTYLTNLLTIEYPLIKNNITGHSDIAPDRKTDPGPFFDWTHYKSKLNN from the coding sequence ATGAAAATACATAATGGTTGGCTAAATAATGTGACTCATATCCCTTCTCCACATCATGATGAGCGCCCCACTAATGCCATACCTTCTCTTCTAGTCATTCATAATATCAGCCTTCCACCGGGTCAATTTGGTGGCCCTTATATAAATCAATTATTTACAGGGACTTTAAACCCTGATGAACATCCATTTTTTAATGAAATTAAACACCTTCGTGTTTCAGCTCATTGCCTAATACGCCGTGATGGTACAATTATTCAATATGTCCCTTTTCATTTACGAGCTTGGCATGCAGGCCAGTCTTCTTACCAGGGCCATGAAAAATGTAACGATTTCTCTATTGGTATTGAACTAGAAGGTACTGATTTTGATCCATTTACAGAAGAACAGTATCAGTCCCTAACTTATTTAACTAATTTGCTTACAATTGAATACCCACTAATTAAAAATAATATTACTGGTCACAGTGATATTGCTCCTGATCGCAAAACAGATCCTGGACCATTTTTTGATTGGACGCATTATAAAAGTAAATTAAATAATTAG